In Quercus robur chromosome 10, dhQueRobu3.1, whole genome shotgun sequence, a genomic segment contains:
- the LOC126702344 gene encoding 2-alkenal reductase (NADP(+)-dependent)-like, whose amino-acid sequence MVRVGDEVSNKQVIFRDYVIGSPKESDMYLTTGTIKLKVPEGSNAVLVKNLYLSCDPLMQFFMRKAEGPNGYLYYTPGSAIFGYGVAKVLDSEHPEFKAGDLVWGITGWEEYSLITKTTDTLIKIQHTDVPLSYYTGILGMPGMTSYAGFYEVGTPKKGEYVFVSAASGAVGQLIGQIAKLEGCYVVGSAGSKEKVDLLKNQLGFDEAFNYKEEQDLNAALKRYFPEGIDVYFEHVGGKMLDAVLLNMRHHGRIAVCGMISQYNLDEPEGIKNLLHIGFKWIQMKGYTHRNYYHLYPKFLDLVLPYIREKKMVYVEDIVEGLESGPAALVGLFSGRNFGKQVVVVAHE is encoded by the exons aTGGTGAGAGTTGGAGATGAAGTGAGCAACAAACAGGTGATATTCAGAGACTATGTCATTGGTTCTCCTAAAGAATCAGACATGTACCTGACCACTGGAACCATTAAGTTAAAGGTTCCGGAAGGTTCAAATGCAGTTTTGGTGAAGAACCTCTATTTGTCCTGCGATCCTCTCATGCAATTCTTTATGAGGAAAGCTGAAGGTCCCAACGGATATCTTTACTACACCCCTGGCTCC GCAATTTTCGGGTACGGTGTAGCAAAAGTGTTGGATTCCGAACATCCAGAATTTAAGGCAGGGGACTTGGTTTGGGGGATCACAGGATGGGAAGAGTACAGTCTAATCACTAAAACAACTGATACTCTCATTAAAATCCAGCATACTGACGTACCTCTTTCTTATTATACTGGAATTCTCG gTATGCCTGGCATGACCTCGTATGCTGGTTTCTATGAGGTTGGAACTCCTAAGAAAGGAGAATATGTATTTGTTTCAGCAGCTTCTGGTGCAGTTGGTCAGCTTATTGGACAAATCGCAAAGTTGGAGGGTTGTTATGTGGTTGGAAGTGCTGGTAGTAAAGAAAAG GTTGATCTATTGAAGAATCAGCTTGGGTTCGATGAAGCTTTTAATTACAAAGAAGAGCAGGACTTGAATGCAGCTTTGAAAAG GTATTTCCCTGAAGGCATTGATGTTTACTTTGAGCATGTTGGGGGCAAAATGCTTGATGCTGTGCTCCTGAACATGAGACACCATGGTCGCATTGCTGTGTGCGGAATGATCTCACAATACAATCTTGATGAGCCTGAAGGTATCAAAAATTTGTTGCATATTGGATTCAAGTGGATCCAAATGAAAGGATATACACATCGCAATTATTATCACCTATACCCCAAGTTCTTAGACCTTGTTCTGCCTTACATTAGAGAAAAGAAGATGGTGTATGTGGAAGACATAGTTGAAGGCCTTGAGAGTGGTCCAGCAGCCCTTGTTGGACTTTTTAGTGGTCGCAACTTTGGAAAACAAGTAGTTGTAGTTGCTCATGAATGA